The Desmonostoc muscorum LEGE 12446 genome includes a region encoding these proteins:
- a CDS encoding iron uptake porin — protein sequence MSHLLWKTLVLSPVVLGVTVLVSARAIATEIASSSEDAKAKAIQTEAPEAIGASLSMQTQQPTADKFLVAQAKTDDNKILEQVNRYSSEGKKQNSLSQVTSVSQFSDVQPTDWAFQALQSLVERYGCIAGYPNSTYRGNRALTRYEFAAGLNACLDRVNELIATATADLVTKQDLATLQRLQEEFSAELATLRGRVDALEARTAELEANQFSTTTKLVGEAIFAVTDIFGGNTGDANNTVFQDRVRLDLQTSFTGKDVLHTRLAAGNALAFSQFDSANNLLDTAEGTQTFQLNGGSTNNSVNIDWLAYYVPIGPAQVYIAATGGIHSDYVATNNPYFEDYDGGNGALSTFASESPIYRIGGGAGAAFTLPFGKGGNIFKPSSLTVGYLASNASNPGVNQGLFEGNYAALGQLNFSVGDSIAIAATYVHGYHGAGSTGLFDAGLGLNAGSPVVGTGQANTLINAGSSNSYGISAAFRPSDKLSVSGFISYHDVTGFGVGDDFEAWSYGLGIALPDFGKKGNVLGIFAGAEPYSRNRGGQFAGTGNDVPYHFEGFYKYRVSDNISITPGVIWLTSPGQNSGNDDAIIGTLRTTFTF from the coding sequence ATGTCTCATTTATTGTGGAAAACTCTGGTACTAAGTCCAGTAGTTTTGGGAGTGACGGTATTGGTTTCCGCTAGGGCTATAGCTACTGAAATAGCAAGCTCTTCTGAAGATGCAAAGGCAAAAGCTATTCAGACGGAAGCACCAGAAGCTATTGGCGCTTCACTATCAATGCAAACACAGCAACCAACTGCCGATAAATTTTTGGTTGCCCAAGCTAAGACTGATGATAATAAAATCCTAGAACAAGTTAACCGCTACAGCAGCGAAGGTAAGAAGCAGAATTCACTGTCTCAAGTTACATCAGTTTCTCAGTTTTCTGACGTACAGCCGACTGATTGGGCATTCCAAGCTTTGCAATCCCTGGTTGAGCGCTACGGCTGTATTGCAGGATACCCCAACTCTACTTACCGTGGCAACCGGGCACTAACCCGTTATGAATTTGCCGCAGGTTTGAATGCTTGTTTGGATAGGGTTAATGAACTGATTGCCACAGCAACTGCTGACTTAGTGACAAAACAGGATTTGGCGACCCTCCAGCGTTTGCAAGAAGAATTTTCGGCAGAACTGGCAACTCTGCGTGGTCGAGTAGACGCTTTAGAAGCACGTACTGCTGAATTAGAAGCAAATCAGTTTTCCACTACCACAAAATTGGTGGGTGAAGCTATTTTTGCCGTTACTGATATATTTGGCGGTAACACTGGCGATGCTAACAATACTGTCTTCCAAGATAGGGTACGTTTAGACTTGCAAACCAGCTTCACGGGTAAAGATGTGCTACACACCCGTCTGGCGGCTGGTAATGCACTAGCCTTTAGTCAATTTGACAGCGCGAATAATCTGCTCGATACTGCTGAAGGCACACAAACGTTTCAACTCAACGGTGGAAGCACCAATAACAGTGTCAACATAGACTGGTTGGCGTATTACGTACCTATAGGTCCAGCCCAAGTTTACATTGCGGCTACCGGAGGTATTCACAGCGATTATGTTGCTACCAATAACCCTTACTTTGAGGATTATGACGGTGGTAATGGTGCGTTGTCTACCTTTGCTTCTGAAAGTCCCATCTATCGCATTGGTGGTGGTGCAGGTGCGGCATTTACTTTACCCTTTGGTAAAGGTGGTAACATTTTCAAACCAAGTTCACTGACCGTAGGTTATTTGGCGTCAAATGCTAGTAATCCTGGAGTAAATCAAGGTTTATTCGAGGGCAACTATGCTGCTTTAGGACAGTTGAACTTTAGTGTTGGGGATAGCATAGCGATCGCTGCCACCTACGTTCACGGTTATCATGGTGCTGGAAGCACTGGTTTATTTGATGCAGGTCTTGGTTTAAATGCTGGTAGCCCGGTCGTAGGTACTGGTCAAGCTAACACCCTCATAAACGCAGGTTCCAGTAATTCTTACGGTATATCGGCAGCCTTCAGACCCAGTGACAAACTGTCAGTTAGTGGCTTCATTTCTTACCATGATGTCACAGGCTTCGGTGTAGGTGATGATTTTGAAGCTTGGAGTTACGGTCTTGGGATAGCCTTGCCTGACTTCGGTAAAAAAGGTAACGTATTGGGCATTTTTGCCGGTGCGGAACCTTATTCCCGTAACCGAGGAGGACAGTTTGCTGGTACTGGCAATGATGTACCTTATCACTTTGAAGGCTTCTATAAATATCGCGTGTCAGATAACATCTCAATCACCCCTGGCGTGATTTGGTTGACTTCTCCTGGCCAAAACAGTGGTAACGATGATGCAATCATCGGTACTCTAAGAACAACTTTCACGTTCTAA
- the ureG gene encoding urease accessory protein UreG encodes MNAFRVGVAGPVGSGKTALVDALCKTLREKYQIAVVTNDIYTQEDAQFLVRSQALASDRILGVETGGCPHTAIREDASMNLAAIEQLEERFTDLDLVFLESGGDNLAATFSPELVDLTIYVIDVAAGDKIPRKGGPGITKSDLLVINKTDLAPYVGADLSVMERDAKKMRGDKPFIFTNLKTQSGLADVINFVCTNIC; translated from the coding sequence ATGAACGCATTTAGAGTAGGTGTTGCTGGCCCCGTTGGTTCGGGGAAGACAGCTTTGGTGGATGCTTTGTGCAAGACGTTGCGCGAAAAGTATCAAATTGCAGTGGTGACAAATGATATTTATACTCAAGAAGATGCTCAATTTTTAGTACGTTCTCAAGCTTTAGCAAGCGATCGCATTTTGGGTGTAGAGACTGGAGGTTGTCCTCATACTGCCATCCGTGAAGATGCTTCTATGAATTTAGCAGCAATTGAACAACTAGAGGAACGTTTTACTGATTTGGATTTAGTATTTTTAGAAAGTGGCGGTGATAATTTGGCTGCTACCTTTAGTCCAGAATTGGTAGATTTAACAATTTACGTCATCGATGTTGCCGCTGGTGATAAAATTCCCCGCAAGGGTGGCCCCGGCATTACTAAATCTGATTTATTGGTGATTAACAAAACTGACCTTGCACCTTATGTCGGTGCAGATTTAAGTGTCATGGAACGAGATGCTAAAAAAATGCGCGGCGATAAACCTTTTATTTTTACTAATTTGAAAACTCAGTCAGGACTTGCAGATGTCATTAACTTTGTCTGCACAAATATATGTTAG
- a CDS encoding urease accessory protein UreF gives MDNTITLTDSHFLNILQLASPALPVGAYSYSEGLETLVENGTIANHTHLKHWLEAQLTYGAIRLEAAVMARAEKSAKIGDVESLCSWNLWLSAARETEELRASSWQMGRSLIQLLGKLEPEILPITNSVGNPCNYAIAFGIALAYWQINIQAGLLAYLHSWASNLITAGVKLIPLGQTAGQQLLLDLQPLISTMALEILALEDEQLSCWSWGLSLASMQHQTQYTRLFRS, from the coding sequence ATGGACAACACCATCACGCTCACTGATAGCCATTTTTTGAATATTTTACAGTTGGCTAGCCCTGCTTTGCCTGTGGGAGCATATAGCTATTCTGAAGGCTTGGAAACATTGGTAGAAAATGGTACGATCGCTAACCACACACATCTCAAACATTGGCTAGAAGCCCAATTAACTTACGGGGCAATTCGGCTAGAGGCAGCGGTAATGGCGCGAGCTGAGAAATCTGCAAAAATCGGTGATGTCGAGTCTTTATGCTCTTGGAACCTCTGGTTATCCGCTGCTAGGGAAACAGAAGAATTACGCGCCTCTAGTTGGCAAATGGGGCGATCGCTGATCCAATTACTTGGTAAACTAGAACCGGAGATTCTACCCATAACCAATAGTGTAGGTAATCCATGCAATTATGCGATCGCTTTTGGCATCGCCCTTGCCTATTGGCAAATTAACATCCAAGCCGGACTATTAGCATATCTGCACAGTTGGGCAAGTAATTTGATTACAGCCGGCGTCAAACTTATCCCCTTGGGACAAACAGCAGGACAGCAATTATTACTAGATTTGCAACCATTAATTAGTACTATGGCATTGGAAATACTAGCGTTGGAAGACGAACAACTCAGCTGTTGGAGTTGGGGTTTATCCCTAGCGAGTATGCAGCACCAAACCCAGTATACAAGGTTATTTAGGAGTTAG
- the ureE gene encoding urease accessory protein UreE, producing the protein MLTFTQLKPPNYNTAVTLTLALTAEERTRSRHRFETEDGKVVFLHLPRGTVLHDGDILQEESDRSLIRITAKPELVMTAFAETPLLLLRAAYHLGNRHVPVEITPTYLRLSSDSVLRTMLEQLGLEVKEEILPFQPELGAYGQHHHAH; encoded by the coding sequence ATGCTGACATTTACCCAACTCAAGCCACCCAATTACAATACAGCAGTAACTTTGACTCTGGCGCTAACAGCAGAAGAACGTACCCGCAGTCGTCATCGCTTTGAAACCGAAGATGGGAAGGTTGTATTTTTGCATTTACCCAGAGGAACTGTCTTACACGATGGCGATATTCTCCAAGAAGAAAGCGATCGCAGTTTAATTAGAATAACTGCAAAACCAGAACTAGTAATGACTGCCTTTGCTGAAACACCACTTTTATTACTTAGAGCAGCATATCATTTAGGAAATCGCCATGTACCTGTAGAAATTACCCCGACTTATTTACGCTTGTCTTCAGATTCAGTTTTACGCACAATGTTGGAACAACTGGGATTAGAAGTTAAAGAAGAAATTTTACCGTTTCAGCCAGAATTAGGAGCTTATGGACAACACCATCACGCTCACTGA